In Rhodamnia argentea isolate NSW1041297 chromosome 5, ASM2092103v1, whole genome shotgun sequence, the DNA window AATCGATATGATCATACGGTGCACTTAGAGAAGTATTGACCCTCTCTCAATCCGGATGAATCTGAACCTGCGCAAGACATCAAAACAGTAAAGAAGGAAACCGGAGACTTAAGATGACATGCTTTTTCTTATCCGGGATAGAGGAAGGGTCAAAGTAAGAAGGCATGATGTTGTAGCAGATGTGGAACAATCCATCTcttggaagaagaaataaaCTACAACCATTGGAGGCTTTGTACAGATCTGGGAAGTGTTACTTATCGGTGAAAATTTAGCACTGgatcatcaccaccaccatctaTAAAAAGGGAGAATGTCTCCATACATGACATCTCACTCCTATCTCAAGCAAACAACAGAAGAGAAGACATCAAAGCCCCAATTCTCCGCTGCCCAACCATTATGAAGTTTTTACCAATTAGCCTTCTCATCATGGCTCTGGCAACCGCCACCGCTCTTGCCTATGACCCGAGTCCTCTTCAGGACTTCTGCGTGGCCATCAATGACCCTAAAGGTTGGATCTCTGCCATAGCGTCTCTCGTATATTTCTGCTCTAATGATCCTAAAGGAATTAGCTCCTAAAAGGGTTTCTGCTTGGATAAGAGCCTAATGACATGAATTCTGTTTCTTGTGCAGTATTTTTCAATGGAAAGTTTTGCAAGGACCCAAAACAAGTCACAGCAGATGACTTCCTCTTTAAGGGGTTCAGATACCCAGGGAATACCGCGAACCCGCTCGGATCGAAAGTCACTCCCGCTTTTGTGGACCAACTTCCAGGGCTCAACACTCTCGGCATTTCCATGGCTCGTATCGACTTCGCTCCGGGTGGCCTGaaccctccccacactcaccCTCGTGGGACCGAGATTCTGGTCGTGGCTGAGGGCACACTGCTTGTCGGCTTCGTCACATCCAACCAATTGAACAACACACTCCTCACCAAAGTCCTGTACAAAGGGGATGTGTTTGTGTTCCCAATAGGTCTCATTCACTTCCAGCTGAACATCGGAAACACCTCCGCGCTGGCCTTTGCCACTCCGAGCAGCCAAAACCCAGGAGTCATTACCATCGCTAATGCGGTCTTTGGGTCGAAGCCGCCCATTTCGGCGGATGTtctcaccaaggccttccaaCTGGACAAGAAGGTGATTGACTACCTCCAGGCGCAGTTTTGGTACGACAACAACTAAGTGGATGCGTTGACCTCCAAGACGTCGGATTACCCCTATATTCTCCATACGTGATTGCTTCGATTGACAATTGCTTCCGAATAAACGAGTTGCTCTTTATGTAACTGGTCATGAATGCCTGAAGTAATAAAAAGACCATTCTTTATGATAGATATGAGCCAGACATGCTTGGGTCCGTccgttatttttatttctttcttttacttccaaCAGATCCTGCGGTTCCACTTTTTCCCGAAGGAGTTCGTGTTTATCACATTTTGTGAAGTCTGTGTCGCTCGTTGTCTCCGTTTGCACGGATTGTGATTAATTGAGGGCaattaactaataaaaaaattatgggtaATGTTACACGTACTAAAACTTTGCAGGGTAATTCTCtgaaaaaaaacttcaattttagaTCCGATCCtaattttgcctcgatttttctttgtctACAAAATATCCCCACTCGAACTTTTTCTGTGTTAAAAAAATGCCCAACTTTCACTTTACTTTCAAATCCACCCACTAGTTTATTCATGATTATCCACATGTGAAGATTATTGTTGTTTCATACGAAGGTGAAGATATCGATGAAAACACATGTTCTAATAGTTTGACCctaatgttgataattttgaagaaattaatgaCCATTTTGGACCTGCTAAAgtgaaagttggaaattttttagacaaaaaagaagaagcttggAGCAATAATGCAATTGGACCAAACGTTAGGGATTTGTTGGGAAATTCAGGCAAAActttaataaaaactaactaaatGACTAGGCAGCCTATGTGGCATGCACCATGTTCTCAAATACATATGGAGTGTGTGACGCCCCTGACCCGACCCGAGTACCCGTCATAGGAGGCGAAGGCCCCTTTAGGGCTCTCGGTCTCTTGAATCCCTCCAAAAGCACTACGGCTTTACGCCGTTTATAAATCGAGACCGTATGAGGAACATAAAATCGCGACGTTGCGGGGGAGGACATATGGTGTCCTGTGTACACCGTCCTCAAAATCGACCATTAATTGTTTTCACTCTTATCAATGATTTGCATGCGgaaacaatttcattttaagcTTTCGATTAGTTAAAAATTTAGGAGAAACACTTATGAGTAATAATATGCTTCATCTGTCCATATCATTTACATCAAACTATATCGATCTACAACATATATATGCATCATAACATGGCTCCATTTAGGTTCTCTACTTCGGGGTGGTAAAATGTCCCAAAAAGTTGCCTTCGACTTCCGTAAACTCCTCCATGTAGATCGATCTCCTGAGATACACGCCATCCATCTTCATGCTACACTTTTGCTCAATCAAAAGAGCTTCATCTTCGCTTTGCtttttaatttacatgtcatAACCTTTGATAAGGGTTAGATATCACTTACCTCTAGTAGATAActgtaaaataaaaagattggcCGACCATATGCGTGGCGTCTCCGAAGGCGATTCGGTGATAGCGGCTTGTGGTGGTGCTTGGTGGCCgaaaaatgagggagtgagaaagagagtgttcagctagagagagggagagggagcgAGGTGATGGCCTAAATCCTAAGTGCATTGGTGCTATTTATGGCCTTTCTTGACTTGCTCCGCAAGTCGGATTTGTTCTTATATACTTTCCATATGGCATCAACTCATTGGAGTCTTCCCTTGGCTTATTCCCCAAGCTAAAATtcgatattttcattttatttgcttgACTTGTTCCCTAAGTCATATTTGTCTTTTTATGCCAACTTCTTCTCCAAGTTTTACTATGTGTCATCTTTTTATTATGCCACTTAAGACAATTTAGACTCTAGAAACTTCTCCAAAACTCACGCCCATTATAGGGTATGtttcattattattatatttatttttcttatttatatctattaattatagtaatattaatttcttttatcttttctaaaaattctactGGCATAGGATATTCTAGATATACCATTTGATTTTGCCACATGGCTAGCCTACAGTATCTAAAGATCCTaggttactttttttaattcaattttatcttataTGCTTGGCTTGTTCCTCAAGCCaataattatattatatttctattttatttgtcttataTTTTTTACGTGTTTCCCAAGTCAGATTCGTCTTATGCTCTTTCCACGTGTTGTTCTCTTATTCCAACTTATTTTCTAAGCCTATTTTGTCTCTATATGCTAACTTGCTCTCCAAgccaattgtattttttttatttaattcccttgagaatattctagatgtCATTTCTTGTTCTCCAAGCtaatattttacatttaatttaattaataataat includes these proteins:
- the LOC115732889 gene encoding germin-like protein subfamily 1 member 7, whose translation is MKFLPISLLIMALATATALAYDPSPLQDFCVAINDPKVFFNGKFCKDPKQVTADDFLFKGFRYPGNTANPLGSKVTPAFVDQLPGLNTLGISMARIDFAPGGLNPPHTHPRGTEILVVAEGTLLVGFVTSNQLNNTLLTKVLYKGDVFVFPIGLIHFQLNIGNTSALAFATPSSQNPGVITIANAVFGSKPPISADVLTKAFQLDKKVIDYLQAQFWYDNN